From a single Thermoplasmatales archaeon genomic region:
- a CDS encoding replication factor C small subunit, producing the protein MIWTEKYRPSKLDEIVGQENVVKSLKAYVATGSIPHLLFAGPAGTGKTTCAIAIAKELYGEKWKESFAELNASDERGLDVVRNRIKNFARTAPIGDAPFKIIFLDEADALTPDAQAALRRIMERYTATCRFILSCNYSSKIIEPIQSRCVVFRFSTIKAEDMEKYVRRIAEKEGIKIKPDGMASLIYVANGDMRKAINVLQVASNISGEIGADDIYKVTSALRPENARELLEIALIKKDFLMAREKLDKMLIEDGLSGEDIIKGLHSAVFDLPINERLKAEIVDRIGEIEFRIVEGSNERIQLEALIAYLISVSRK; encoded by the coding sequence ATGATATGGACAGAAAAATACAGACCAAGCAAGCTTGATGAAATAGTGGGGCAGGAAAATGTTGTAAAAAGCTTAAAAGCTTATGTAGCAACTGGCAGTATCCCTCATCTGCTTTTTGCTGGCCCCGCGGGAACAGGAAAAACAACATGTGCAATTGCAATAGCAAAAGAATTGTATGGTGAGAAATGGAAGGAAAGCTTTGCAGAACTCAACGCAAGCGATGAGCGTGGTTTAGATGTGGTAAGAAACAGAATAAAAAACTTTGCAAGAACCGCTCCAATCGGCGACGCCCCCTTTAAGATAATTTTCCTCGATGAAGCAGATGCGCTCACGCCCGATGCGCAGGCCGCCCTGCGCCGCATCATGGAGAGATACACAGCTACTTGTAGATTTATTCTTTCATGCAATTATAGTAGCAAAATCATAGAACCAATTCAATCAAGATGTGTCGTTTTCAGATTTTCAACCATAAAGGCGGAGGATATGGAAAAATATGTGAGAAGAATAGCGGAAAAAGAAGGAATTAAAATTAAACCAGATGGAATGGCATCACTTATATATGTTGCAAATGGAGATATGAGGAAAGCAATAAATGTTCTACAGGTTGCTTCAAACATATCAGGGGAAATAGGTGCAGATGATATATACAAGGTTACATCTGCTTTAAGACCCGAAAATGCCCGCGAACTTTTGGAAATTGCTCTTATTAAAAAAGATTTTTTGATGGCAAGAGAGAAGCTCGATAAAATGCTAATCGAGGATGGTTTATCGGGTGAGGATATAATAAAGGGATTGCATTCCGCAGTTTTTGATCTTCCAATAAACGAGAGATTGAAAGCAGAAATAGTTGATAGAATTGGAGAAATAGAATTCAGAATTGTGGAAGGAAGCAATGAAAGAATTCAGCTTGAAGCATTAATTGCATATCTTATTTCAGTTTCAAGAAAATGA
- a CDS encoding MTH1187 family thiamine-binding protein — translation MIIAEFAIFPTSEGVSVSKYVRRAIEEIEKSGLKHETGAMATTIEAKNLEELFSAIKKAYEAIVEMGARRIHIDLRIDSRLDKEATIESKKRAVI, via the coding sequence ATGATTATTGCAGAATTTGCAATATTTCCAACATCTGAAGGTGTTTCAGTGAGCAAATATGTCAGGAGAGCAATAGAAGAAATAGAAAAAAGTGGGCTAAAACATGAAACTGGTGCAATGGCAACAACAATAGAAGCAAAAAATCTTGAAGAGCTATTTTCCGCAATTAAAAAAGCATATGAAGCAATTGTTGAAATGGGAGCGAGAAGAATACACATTGATTTAAGAATTGATAGCAGATTGGATAAAGAAGCAACAATTGAATCAAAAAAGAGGGCGGTAATATGA
- a CDS encoding right-handed parallel beta-helix repeat-containing protein, which yields MKRKYIICGLVLFGLVMGIVANPVNAQSIETIEVGGLFATNANAIATCEKFNSGEGSWKVNGSTAPGKFETYIYWYDGAGGLPDVTHNLGVFTIDDIQSISYYTNKPLPTDGSNPHNFYLVIYTLPDGSDDYGWYGYALHAEPYFSENLSAPADTWVKWSTDDGANKLTFCDHWKSGTYGFYGEPTLQRIQEGIINWGQNYSHGFDQDIDYGLETVKAISFQTASGWYQLFDGYIDTITITLKNGTSLTIDLENKVWIDDDYNSSTFGYGYDHFNTIQQGINAVGEGGKVIVHDGTYKENIVINKEISLVGDPVIDAQGGIGISIEANNTLVENFTIYNGTTGIRVYNSSFTVQDVIINNCTIYNFTDNGISFENVINSWVNNTQVNSSSRGIYLYSSSHNNITDCIVHHNTGNGIYINHTSSNNTITNCSAYNNSVGIHVKWSHDNKIINCTVYNSSGHGIFLEDTSLNTNVINCESHHNVDSGIAIAYAPTNVINCSFYNNRLGINLWHGSGNNITNCSAYENTQAGIALTTSSSSNNITNCSAYNNYYGIWLDSSSNNNITNCIVYENTQHGIYLYSSHYVNLIGCEVYENIAGIYLNVSHLANVTSCDVHNNNEKGIVLESSNYSNISYCNFSANQQWDLYVFSSTENEFYFNQFSSYPTNASILSYSGDFSVKGVESPPDDPSGWENIGKYLNVSLISGSPWVNLSIYYEDETNEDKFEMLKYNENSGEWERDEWYESKGIDTTNNYVWANITSFSIFAPMQDITPPTTTKEIGEPKYDEWLTSQTPIWLNATDEGSGVNITLYRIYCDTGDGARWHPNSYSDAYCGNENITAIDGVYWYIYYAWNVSFGPIYFHEECEHIIEYASIDNFGNEEEIHNQTHYVDNTPPTITKEFEGPTYNNHITSDTTIWVNSTDDDAGLCPVGSVHLHVEVYNASGETPVKILDEWHNVTSGTATISFNIPEECEHWINITSIDDLGNTAYHNQTVYVDNTPPTITKEFEEIIIFEEYFEGAFPPAGWTVIENADAGGRWRRNDEWGRPNYAGGYGYCADADSDAFGPDKTMDTELRTPQISLVGYDSATLKFMAAYRHFGNDYADVDISINGGASWINLLHWVTSHSPCELVTIDLTPYIGNNVIIRWHYGNAYWGLWYEIDNVTVTGMVKQWITSDTIIYVNSTDDGLCPVGSVHLHVEVYNATTGQKIYDEWSNITGDRIEINEGFETSVPPPGWTEVDVYGTQGDWDQISVGQHPSGVSPHSGNYMARFNSWSASAGCSTRLYTPQIDFTSSPNVALSFWMYHDTGLPGSPDRVVIQYSLDGTSWNDIATFNRYDGSTGWKQHTVDLSSYVGGQNAYIGFLGVSDYGNDIHLDDIEIVGGDIVATISFTIDEECEHWINITSIDDLGNTAYHNQTVYVDNTPPVADVDEIIPYCQIVNETYPISINATANDFPDCAVGIASITLYYRFSRYNSTFGDWISLGTLNSEPWQWSFTAPDGSGYYQFYTVAYDFLGHHEPLP from the coding sequence ATGAAAAGAAAATATATAATATGCGGGCTTGTTTTGTTTGGGTTAGTGATGGGAATAGTTGCAAATCCAGTAAATGCTCAGAGCATTGAAACAATAGAAGTTGGCGGTCTTTTTGCAACAAATGCAAATGCAATAGCAACATGTGAAAAGTTTAATAGCGGGGAAGGAAGCTGGAAAGTAAATGGCTCAACCGCTCCAGGAAAATTTGAAACATACATATATTGGTATGACGGAGCGGGTGGCTTACCAGATGTTACGCATAACTTGGGAGTTTTTACAATAGATGATATACAGAGCATTTCATATTATACAAATAAGCCATTGCCAACCGATGGAAGCAATCCACATAATTTCTATCTTGTAATTTACACCCTGCCAGATGGTAGCGATGATTATGGATGGTATGGATATGCCCTACATGCTGAGCCATATTTCTCAGAAAATCTCAGCGCCCCAGCAGATACATGGGTTAAATGGAGCACAGATGATGGAGCAAATAAATTAACATTCTGCGATCACTGGAAAAGCGGTACATATGGCTTTTATGGAGAACCAACTTTGCAGAGAATACAGGAAGGAATAATAAACTGGGGGCAAAATTATAGCCATGGATTTGATCAAGATATAGATTATGGATTGGAAACAGTTAAGGCAATTTCATTCCAAACCGCTTCTGGATGGTATCAACTCTTTGATGGATATATTGATACAATTACAATAACATTGAAGAATGGAACATCCCTGACAATAGATTTAGAAAATAAGGTATGGATAGATGATGATTATAATAGCTCAACATTTGGTTATGGATATGATCACTTCAACACAATTCAACAGGGTATAAATGCTGTTGGAGAAGGAGGAAAGGTAATTGTTCATGATGGAACATATAAAGAAAACATTGTAATAAATAAAGAAATTTCATTGGTTGGAGACCCAGTTATAGATGCTCAAGGCGGGATAGGAATAAGCATAGAAGCAAACAATACCCTTGTTGAAAATTTCACAATATACAATGGCACAACTGGGATTAGGGTTTATAATAGCTCATTTACAGTTCAAGATGTAATAATAAATAATTGCACAATTTATAATTTTACAGATAACGGAATTTCCTTTGAGAATGTTATAAATAGCTGGGTTAATAATACTCAAGTTAATAGTAGCTCCCGTGGTATCTATCTTTATTCCTCCTCCCACAATAACATAACAGATTGCATTGTACATCACAACACCGGCAATGGCATTTACATCAATCACACATCAAGCAACAACACTATAACAAATTGCAGTGCTTATAACAATAGCGTTGGTATTCATGTGAAGTGGTCGCATGATAACAAAATAATAAATTGCACTGTTTATAATAGCAGCGGGCACGGCATTTTTTTAGAAGATACTTCCTTAAATACTAATGTAATAAATTGTGAATCTCATCACAATGTAGATAGCGGAATAGCAATTGCTTACGCTCCAACTAATGTAATAAATTGCAGTTTTTATAACAATAGGCTAGGTATCAATCTTTGGCATGGCTCAGGCAATAACATCACAAATTGCAGTGCTTATGAGAATACTCAAGCAGGTATCGCTCTTACTACGAGTTCATCAAGCAATAACATAACAAATTGCAGTGCTTACAATAATTATTATGGTATCTGGCTCGATTCCTCTTCAAACAACAACATAACAAATTGCATTGTATATGAGAATACTCAACATGGCATTTATCTTTATTCCTCTCATTATGTTAACTTAATAGGATGTGAGGTGTATGAGAACATCGCAGGAATCTATCTCAATGTATCACATTTAGCAAATGTAACTTCCTGTGATGTTCACAATAACAATGAGAAAGGTATTGTTCTAGAATCTTCCAACTACAGCAACATTTCCTATTGCAATTTTTCAGCAAATCAGCAGTGGGATTTATATGTATTTTCATCGACTGAGAATGAATTTTATTTCAATCAATTCTCTTCTTATCCAACAAATGCAAGCATTCTTTCCTATAGTGGTGATTTTTCTGTTAAAGGAGTTGAAAGCCCACCAGATGATCCAAGCGGATGGGAAAATATAGGTAAATATCTGAATGTAAGCTTAATCTCTGGTAGCCCATGGGTTAATTTATCAATTTACTATGAAGATGAAACAAATGAAGATAAGTTTGAAATGCTTAAATATAATGAAAATAGCGGAGAATGGGAAAGAGATGAATGGTATGAAAGCAAAGGAATAGACACGACAAATAATTATGTATGGGCAAATATAACTTCATTTAGCATTTTTGCTCCAATGCAAGATATAACTCCTCCAACTACAACAAAAGAAATAGGAGAGCCAAAATATGATGAATGGCTAACCTCTCAAACTCCAATATGGCTAAATGCAACTGATGAGGGCTCAGGAGTAAATATAACCCTCTATAGAATATATTGCGACACCGGAGATGGCGCAAGGTGGCATCCAAATAGCTATAGCGATGCTTATTGCGGAAATGAAAATATAACAGCAATAGATGGAGTATATTGGTATATCTATTATGCCTGGAATGTTAGCTTTGGACCAATTTACTTCCATGAAGAATGCGAGCATATTATAGAATATGCCAGCATCGATAACTTCGGAAACGAAGAAGAAATTCATAATCAAACCCATTATGTTGATAACACTCCTCCAACAATTACAAAGGAATTTGAAGGACCAACATATAATAATCATATAACAAGCGATACAACCATTTGGGTAAATTCAACAGATGATGATGCTGGCCTATGTCCAGTTGGCTCAGTGCATTTGCATGTAGAAGTATATAATGCATCTGGTGAAACTCCAGTAAAAATCCTTGATGAATGGCATAATGTTACAAGTGGAACAGCAACAATTTCATTTAATATTCCTGAAGAATGCGAGCACTGGATAAACATAACATCAATAGATGATTTAGGAAATACTGCATATCACAATCAAACAGTATATGTTGATAACACTCCTCCAACAATTACAAAGGAATTTGAAGAAATAATAATATTTGAAGAATACTTTGAGGGAGCATTCCCACCAGCAGGCTGGACAGTAATAGAAAATGCTGATGCGGGCGGAAGATGGAGGAGAAATGATGAATGGGGCAGGCCAAACTATGCGGGAGGATATGGTTATTGTGCTGATGCAGATAGCGATGCATTTGGCCCAGATAAGACAATGGATACTGAACTCCGAACACCTCAAATTAGCTTAGTTGGCTATGATTCAGCAACATTGAAATTTATGGCAGCGTATCGTCACTTTGGAAATGATTATGCTGATGTTGATATAAGCATAAATGGTGGAGCAAGCTGGATTAATTTATTACACTGGGTTACAAGTCATTCTCCATGCGAGCTTGTAACAATTGATTTAACACCATATATTGGAAATAATGTGATAATAAGATGGCATTACGGAAATGCCTATTGGGGTTTGTGGTATGAAATAGATAATGTAACAGTTACAGGAATGGTAAAGCAATGGATAACAAGCGATACAATTATTTATGTAAATTCAACAGATGATGGCTTATGTCCAGTTGGTTCAGTGCATTTGCATGTAGAGGTATATAATGCAACTACTGGCCAGAAGATATATGATGAATGGAGCAATATTACTGGAGATAGAATTGAAATTAATGAAGGATTTGAAACAAGCGTTCCACCTCCTGGCTGGACAGAAGTAGATGTATATGGAACACAAGGAGATTGGGATCAAATATCAGTCGGCCAGCATCCATCTGGTGTTTCGCCGCATAGTGGAAACTATATGGCAAGGTTCAATTCATGGAGTGCATCTGCTGGCTGTTCAACAAGATTATATACCCCGCAAATTGACTTTACATCTTCTCCAAATGTTGCTCTCTCCTTCTGGATGTATCATGATACTGGCCTTCCAGGAAGTCCTGATAGAGTAGTTATTCAATATTCATTGGATGGAACATCATGGAATGATATAGCAACATTTAATAGATACGATGGTTCAACTGGATGGAAACAGCATACTGTTGATTTATCTTCATATGTAGGAGGGCAGAATGCATACATTGGCTTCCTTGGAGTAAGCGATTATGGAAATGATATTCATTTAGATGATATTGAAATTGTAGGGGGTGATATTGTTGCAACAATTTCATTTACAATTGATGAAGAATGCGAGCACTGGATAAATATAACATCAATAGATGATTTAGGAAATACTGCATATCACAATCAAACAGTATATGTTGATAACACTCCACCAGTTGCTGATGTTGATGAAATTATTCCAT